The DNA region TGCGGAGCTTCACCCTCCTTGATTCCTCCCGTAATAGGTTGCCAGAAGCCACCCGGGGTATCGGGCTCCTCCCCCACGTGCAGGAGAAGCACGGCATCCTCCTCACCCATCCCCCGGCGAATGATCCAGCACTCTATGCTATTCCGGACGGATTCGCTCGCCATGCGACCTGCCCCTTCCATAGCATTCTAGCCCAAGCCGCTACAGCGCTGCCCCTCTTCCTTTCACGGGCCGACCACGGTGCGGAGGACCATGTAGGGATGGAGTTTGCAGTAAACCGAATATTCCCGAGAGAGGGCAAAGGTGTAACGGAAACGCTCCCCCGGGGCCAGGATCCCGCTATCGAAAAGGCCCCCACTCTTTGTGGCGGTATGGGGATGCTGGCCCTGATTGGCAAAGACCACGACGGTTCCCGGAGAAATCCGCAGAGTGTCCGGCCGAAAGGCGAAGTCCTCCATCGACACCACCACCTCCCGAGAGGGAGCGGCATAAGGCTCCAA from Thermus antranikianii DSM 12462 includes:
- a CDS encoding cupredoxin domain-containing protein translates to MEDFAFRPDTLRISPGTVVVFANQGQHPHTATKSGGLFDSGILAPGERFRYTFALSREYSVYCKLHPYMVLRTVVGP